AACTTAAAACCACCTAACTGCCTGTCCCTTAACAAAGACCACAAAACATTTTCAGCTGGAGTCTGTTTATCTCGTAGCTGTTTACTTCTTTTTAATAGGTGTTCAGGTACAGTCATAACTTATCTCATTTACCCTCCTTGAGGAGGGTCGATTCAAAGAATCGGGGAGGTGAATATATTTAAGTAAGGAATTTTACTTACTTCATTTTTCTATTTTAAAAATCGTATCAATCACCGTCCCATCAACCCACTTCACTACTCCAATTGGTTCATCTGTAAGCTTGGGTTTCTGGGGTACACCGCCGATGAGGTCATCAATCTCAGCTTTTAGTTCTTCAATGGTACGAATGGGCAAACCACTGTCTTTGGTGGCCTCAATCAGGTCTTTCCGTAAAGGATTTATGGCAATACCGCGCTCGGTAACAATCACATCAACAAGTTCCCCTGGGCCCACAATGGTGGTTACTTCGTCAACAATTACCGGAATTCGATCCCGGAAAGCTGGAATGGGCAGGATAGTACATTTGCTGAATAAACAATTCTGCCAACCACCGATCCCATGCAACATTTGTCCATCTGAATGCGTCACAACATTGGCGTTAAAATTTACATCAACCTCTGTTGCGCCCAAAACAACCACATCCACCATGGAGGCAAAATTACCTTTTCCATGCCAGTTGTAACTGGTGAAGGGCGATGTATTCACATGACCTTCATTCTCCCGCATGGATCGGACGCCCTCCAGATCAAATGTTTGACCATCCAATACATAATCAGTAAGACCTTCTTCCAGCATCTCCACCAGATATTTGGTTGAGCCACCTCGCACAAACCGAGCTTTGATTCCAGCTTTTTTCATCATGTCCTTTAAGTAGATGGCAAAAGCCAAAGAGGTTCCGCCTGCTCCACCCTGAAAACTGAAGCCATCCTGCATTATTCCGGCTGCCTTAACAAACTCAGCGGTCAATTCTGCAATATAAAGACGGTCGGGGGATTTGGTCAGTTGAGTGGTTCCGGAAACGATCTTTTCTGGTTCACCAACTTTATCAAGGACTACTACATAGTCCACATTTTGCCCCTGGATCTGCCAGGGAATACAAGGAAACGGAACCAGATTATCTGTGACAACAATAACTTTATCAGCATATTGTGAATCTACCAGGCCAAATCCGAGCAGACCGCAAGCTGAAGGTCCTCGATCTCCGGTGGCATTTCCAAGCTGATCTGCAGTAGGAGCTGCGATCACCGCAATATCGATATGAACCTCACCATCCTGGACTGCCTGCCAGCGACCACCGTGGGATCTCAGGACGGCCAAACCATCCATTTTTCCTTCTGAAGCATATTTACCCAGGGGACCATTCAAGGAGCCTTCAATATGATGGATCACCCCACTGTCCAGGTGTTTTGTCATGGGTTCATGACAAGGGAATGCAGCGCTGGGGAACCACATCAAGTCTTTTGCACCCAGGTCGGCTGCAGCATCAAAAACCTGATTCATGATCAAGTCACCATTG
The sequence above is drawn from the Candidatus Neomarinimicrobiota bacterium genome and encodes:
- the citF gene encoding citrate lyase subunit alpha, which produces MKKKYEFVKNAAGRLVPTEVNGKKQVPFQGVHGYKPEGRKAAPLIATCSDYPMDGNKVVGSLKEALQKAGLKDGMTISSHHHFRNGDLIMNQVFDAAADLGAKDLMWFPSAAFPCHEPMTKHLDSGVIHHIEGSLNGPLGKYASEGKMDGLAVLRSHGGRWQAVQDGEVHIDIAVIAAPTADQLGNATGDRGPSACGLLGFGLVDSQYADKVIVVTDNLVPFPCIPWQIQGQNVDYVVVLDKVGEPEKIVSGTTQLTKSPDRLYIAELTAEFVKAAGIMQDGFSFQGGAGGTSLAFAIYLKDMMKKAGIKARFVRGGSTKYLVEMLEEGLTDYVLDGQTFDLEGVRSMRENEGHVNTSPFTSYNWHGKGNFASMVDVVVLGATEVDVNFNANVVTHSDGQMLHGIGGWQNCLFSKCTILPIPAFRDRIPVIVDEVTTIVGPGELVDVIVTERGIAINPLRKDLIEATKDSGLPIRTIEELKAEIDDLIGGVPQKPKLTDEPIGVVKWVDGTVIDTIFKIEK